A single region of the Phalacrocorax carbo chromosome 4, bPhaCar2.1, whole genome shotgun sequence genome encodes:
- the LOC104046465 gene encoding placenta-specific gene 8 protein isoform X2 — MATPSVVTVQPQYVMAVPSASRNIWQTGLMDCCTDCSVCCCGLFCFPCLACQVAGDMNECCLCGTTVAMRTLYRTRYNIPGSICSDCCITMWCPVCSVCQIKRDINRRREIGIF, encoded by the exons ATGGCCACCCCATCTGTAGTGACGGTGCAGCCACAGTACGTCATGGCTGTCCCAAGTGCCTCAAGGAACATATGGCAGACCGGGCTGATGGACTGCTGCACCGACTGCAGTGTCT gctgctgtgGGTTGTTCTGCTTTCCCTGCCTCGCCTGCCAGGTGGCTGGGGACATGAATGAGTGCTGCCTGTGTGGGACCACTGTGGCCATGAGGACCCTCTACCGCACCAGATACAACATCCCG GGGTCCATTTGCTCTGACTGCTGTATCACCATGTGGTGTCCTGTGTGCTCCGTTTGCCAAATTAAGAGAGACATCAACCGGAGGAGGGAGATTGGCATATTCTG A
- the LOC104046465 gene encoding placenta-specific gene 8 protein isoform X1: MATPSVVTVQPQYVMAVPSASRNIWQTGLMDCCTDCSVCCCGLFCFPCLACQVAGDMNECCLCGTTVAMRTLYRTRYNIPGSICSDCCITMWCPVCSVCQIKRDINRRREIGIFW; this comes from the exons ATGGCCACCCCATCTGTAGTGACGGTGCAGCCACAGTACGTCATGGCTGTCCCAAGTGCCTCAAGGAACATATGGCAGACCGGGCTGATGGACTGCTGCACCGACTGCAGTGTCT gctgctgtgGGTTGTTCTGCTTTCCCTGCCTCGCCTGCCAGGTGGCTGGGGACATGAATGAGTGCTGCCTGTGTGGGACCACTGTGGCCATGAGGACCCTCTACCGCACCAGATACAACATCCCG GGGTCCATTTGCTCTGACTGCTGTATCACCATGTGGTGTCCTGTGTGCTCCGTTTGCCAAATTAAGAGAGACATCAACCGGAGGAGGGAGATTGGCATATTCTGGTAA